A region of the Culex quinquefasciatus strain JHB chromosome 1, VPISU_Cqui_1.0_pri_paternal, whole genome shotgun sequence genome:
CAGCAgcttactgcccatgttcgcataaatgtcccatatgcaaaaacagcaagctgagaaaaacgcatttgaagtttgtcccatacataaggctacgtgttttgtttttgcgaaaaaaatggatttcctcctgatttctagaacaaagtactggatgttataggctcttttgaaagatcacacgattttgaaccaaactgcatcaaaaattCGAATTCGATGAatatgcatatgggacatttatgcgatcaggggcagctTAGGTATTGAACATTGAAGTCCGTGATAGGGAAATTCTCAAAAAGTAACATCTTTCCCGTTAAGAGTACAAAGTAAAAGCTATTTTATTTCCCCTGGTACTGCTGGTACAGTTTGAGCAAGAAAATGGTCTCGTCAATGCCAATCTCCGCGCTGTACAAACTCTTGACGCGGATCTTAACCTTGAGCAGAATTTCCTTCTCCGGTGGCGTCAACGTTTCCTGGATCTCCGCGATGTAGTCTTCCGACTCGCCCCTCTCCTTCATCGCTTCCACGATGCTGTCCAGCCGTTGGCTCTTCTCGATCAGCCGCTTGTTGACGGTCTTGTCGTGGGTGGAGCgggtgatggaattgtacagaGATTTGTAGCAGATTTCCAGGAGCATCGACACGATTTGCATCTGGTTGACGTAGAAGAGGAAGAACGATTTGGGCGCGCCGGCGTTGCCTCCACCCGGTTTGCGGAACGCTTGGATTTGGAGGAAGTTCTCCTCGAGCAGCTTGTAGGTGAGCTGCTTGGCTTCCTTCGCCGGGATCATCGCCTCCTTCTGGATGTTCTCCTGTTCGATGTACTTTTTCAGCCGGATGACGCGGAAGATGCGGGCCGCCTTCGAGCCGTACTTTTCCGTGATGATGTTTTCGATGCAGTTCCAGGTGAGCTGCTCGAAGATCGTCTTCATGTTGACCGTATACTGGCCGCCGCCCATGTCGCCGAATTTGCTCAGGTAGTTGAGTGATTCGGTGACGGCCACGTACTGGTCCAGGAATTTGAGGAGCTCGAGGTTGTCGGACTTTTTCTCGCATAGCTGTTTGAGCTCGGCCATCGAGATCGGGTTGGAGACCTTTTCCCAGGGCTTCGTCTTGGTGTACATGAGCTGCAGCAGATGTTTGAAGCATTCTGCTGCGGTTGGATCGATTAGCCGCTCGACCGAGCTGATCATGATCGTGTCACGAAAGTCGAGGTGGAACTTTTCCAAGTTGATCAGCCAGTGGATGCCCTCGTCCGGTGCTTTCGTGGTTTTCTTCTCCTGCAGATCGAGCAACTTTCGAAGGTCCAATTCTGGCATTTGGAACAACTTCGGATCCTCGTACTCCAACGCCAACAGATCGGTGTTCTGATCTACGGGTTTCGGTTCCGGCGCTCGGATGAAGAAGTTCTTCGCCACCAAGTCGGAAAACTTTTCCCTGAACTTGGTGATGGTGTCCTTTCCCTTGGCGTCAGAGATTGCGGTCGCCTTTAGGATGATGCACGAAGCGGTTTGACATCCTGCACGGAGCAACTCCTCGGTCAGGATGGCCGATTCGTGACCGTACTTAGTTTGAATGAGGTGCACGTACCGCGGGTAGCGCAGAATCATCAGGACCTTTTCGTACTCCAAAATGTACTCGGTGGCCGTTCCGGCCTTGTTCGGCTGATGTCGTGCCAGGGAGAATTTAAGCAAAATCGCGATGGCTTTGCAGACCTGTGAAAATTGAGTTTAGATTTGAAACCACATAAACCTGAATGCAATACCTCCGATTTCGTCAGCTCGCAGCTCTTCACGATCATCGGCAGCGTTTTTGCCACACCAGAAAACAGATCGTCCGCCACCATGCGGACCACATCGCCGAAATGCTGCTGAATAATGCAGGAGCACAGCTTTCCCAGCTGGATCGACATTGTTTCTTGCtttaattcaccaaaattcttcacaaatttactgaaatcgactaaaaaacttctaaaaacgACTAACACGTTGTCGCTCAGCGGTTTTGTTTACGTTCACAACTTTGACGTTTCTTTAAACCGGGTTGAGTGCGATGAGTTCCGTGAGGAACTCAATTGAGCTCCCCAAAGCCGAGAGAGTGAGTGGCCAAATCAGCTGTCTGTCAAAGCGATTGTTttggtttgtaaacaaaagcaaaaccGTCTCCACAAGAATGGACGACAAGCGGAACTTCCGATCGACGTACTACGAAAAAGTGGGCTGCCGGGGCGTCGAGGAGCGCAAATCGCTGGAAATTCTGCTCAAGGACAAACCGCTGAACGTGCTGAAACTGAAGCAGTTTTGCATCCTGTTTACCGTGCCCAACATCCACCGGAATGTTCTGTGGAACTTTTTGTTGGGTGAGATCTCCAACCGATCCAGCAGTAGTTGAATCTCAAGTCATAAGCTTTGTGCGATCTCCAGTCGTACATTCTAGCAAATCAATAGGCACATCGATTTGCAATTTGATCGAGGCAAGACAGCAATTTCCTCCCGATTCCTCATTTTTTTTGCACCGGTTTGCTAAAGATCCCGAAGAGGTAACGAGAGGGATCTAGCATTTCTGCAAACTGTCTTGCCCCGATACCCGTTCCCTAGTCAATGTGCAATGGCTTGCTGGAAGCATGTAGCATAAAATAATTCCAACTTCCAGGCGTCACCCCGGCCTACACTGACTCGCGCCAGTACGTGATGCAGCAACGCATAGCCGTATACGACGATCTACTGCGCGCCCTGCAGGTCATGGGCACGATCGACGACAAAACGCCCAAGAACCGGGTGCTGTACGCGATGTGGCTGCTGGAAACGAAGCAGCTCTGTCTGGGATTCGATCTTCAGCAAGAGTGCTCCTTCGTGAACATCACCGAAGTGCTGCTGCAGGTGTTCGAGAACGACATCGAGATCTACTGGATGGCGAAGGGGTTCCACGTGCTCAGCGAAGAAATTCGTGAGGAAATGGGCATGCTGCTGGATCTGACCGAAACCATCCTGGAAAAAGAAGACAACGGGATCTACATTCATCTCAAACAGTGCGACATCCTGCCAGGTTTACCACTGCCCAAGTGGTACAGTTCGTTCTTTTCGGGTGTGCTGTCGGAACTCGCCCTGATTCGCATTTGGGACAAGATCTGCGGTCGATCGAACAAGattgtaatttttgtcttcaTCGAGATTATGCGCACGCTGCGAAGGCGCGTTCTGCGCTGCATGGATCTGAAATCGCTGCTGGAGTGTATCGATAGTGTGAGTGGCTCAACGTTGTTTGTTTTAGTCACAAACACTAAAAGAACTTTTCTTCCGCAGATTAAGGACGAACAGGAAACGGCCGACATGATCGTGAACAAGGCAATCGAGTTGTGGCAGCAGAACAAGGGCCACAAGGAGTACAACATACCGAAGCCGCTCAACTGAGATCGGCCTCAGCTGGGACGAAGTTTCtcagaataaaaataatctagttTAAGTATATTGTACTGAATATATTAAAGTTAATCAAATCGTAAAACTAATCCTTCACTAAACCTTTTGATTGTTCATTTGCTCCCGATGTCGCTGGTCCATCTCGAGCTGCTTGACGCGAGTGTAGAGCGCACTGCCGACCAGCACGACCACGTTCGAAGTCCACCACAGCAGAGACTTAGCCTCGTTGTACCAAGAAGTCGCGATCACAGTCTGGGCACAAGCCTTGGCCGTACCGGAAATGTTGTGCGTTAACGGGGAGGTCACCTTGATCTGCAGCGCCGTAACGTAACCAATTGCGAACCCACAGAAACCGCCCACGGTCATTACGCCCCAGAACCACGGTTCACTAAGGTTTTTGTAGTTCAAAACAACCGAAAGTTCACCGTTGATCAGCATTAGCGGGATAAAGATAATCGCCGAGTAGACGTTGTTGTAATAGCTCAACAGCCAAACTTCCTGGTTCACGTGCTGAAGTGTCCTCTTCG
Encoded here:
- the LOC6042430 gene encoding DNA-directed RNA polymerase III subunit RPC3; amino-acid sequence: MSIQLGKLCSCIIQQHFGDVVRMVADDLFSGVAKTLPMIVKSCELTKSEVCKAIAILLKFSLARHQPNKAGTATEYILEYEKVLMILRYPRYVHLIQTKYGHESAILTEELLRAGCQTASCIILKATAISDAKGKDTITKFREKFSDLVAKNFFIRAPEPKPVDQNTDLLALEYEDPKLFQMPELDLRKLLDLQEKKTTKAPDEGIHWLINLEKFHLDFRDTIMISSVERLIDPTAAECFKHLLQLMYTKTKPWEKVSNPISMAELKQLCEKKSDNLELLKFLDQYVAVTESLNYLSKFGDMGGGQYTVNMKTIFEQLTWNCIENIITEKYGSKAARIFRVIRLKKYIEQENIQKEAMIPAKEAKQLTYKLLEENFLQIQAFRKPGGGNAGAPKSFFLFYVNQMQIVSMLLEICYKSLYNSITRSTHDKTVNKRLIEKSQRLDSIVEAMKERGESEDYIAEIQETLTPPEKEILLKVKIRVKSLYSAEIGIDETIFLLKLYQQYQGK
- the LOC6042429 gene encoding TBC1 domain family member 7, translating into MDDKRNFRSTYYEKVGCRGVEERKSLEILLKDKPLNVLKLKQFCILFTVPNIHRNVLWNFLLGVTPAYTDSRQYVMQQRIAVYDDLLRALQVMGTIDDKTPKNRVLYAMWLLETKQLCLGFDLQQECSFVNITEVLLQVFENDIEIYWMAKGFHVLSEEIREEMGMLLDLTETILEKEDNGIYIHLKQCDILPGLPLPKWYSSFFSGVLSELALIRIWDKICGRSNKIVIFVFIEIMRTLRRRVLRCMDLKSLLECIDSIKDEQETADMIVNKAIELWQQNKGHKEYNIPKPLN